The Lujinxingia sediminis genome contains a region encoding:
- a CDS encoding S-(hydroxymethyl)glutathione dehydrogenase/class III alcohol dehydrogenase, with protein sequence MKSRAAVAFEVNKPLEIVELDVEGPKKGEVLVQITHTGVCHTDAFTLSGEDPEGIFPSVLGHEGAGIVVEVGEGVSGLSVGDRVIPLYTAECRECKFCKSGKTNLCQAVRATQGKGLMPDGTTRFSYKGKPIYHYMGTSTFSEFTVVPEISLAKINKDAPLEKVCLLGCGITTGIGAVHNTAKVQAGDTVAIFGLGGIGLAAVMGAREAGASRILGIDINPDKFELARQLGATDLINPRDYDRPIQEVIVELTDGGVDYSFECIGNVDVMRSALECCHKGWGESVIIGVAGAGQEISTRPFQLVTGRVWRGSAFGGVRGRTELPGMVDKAMSGKLDLDPFITHTLPLERINEAFDLMHSGESIRTVIHF encoded by the coding sequence ATGAAGAGCCGTGCCGCCGTAGCATTCGAAGTCAACAAACCCCTGGAGATCGTCGAGCTGGATGTCGAAGGCCCGAAGAAAGGTGAGGTGCTCGTGCAGATCACCCACACCGGGGTCTGCCACACCGACGCCTTTACGCTCAGCGGCGAAGATCCCGAGGGAATCTTCCCCTCGGTGCTCGGCCACGAAGGCGCTGGCATTGTGGTGGAGGTCGGCGAGGGGGTCAGTGGGCTCTCGGTAGGCGATCGTGTGATCCCGCTCTACACCGCGGAATGCCGCGAGTGTAAGTTCTGCAAGTCCGGCAAGACCAACCTCTGCCAGGCTGTGCGCGCCACCCAGGGCAAGGGCCTGATGCCCGATGGCACCACGCGTTTCTCCTACAAGGGCAAGCCCATCTATCACTACATGGGCACCAGCACGTTTAGCGAATTCACGGTCGTACCGGAGATCTCGCTGGCCAAGATCAACAAAGACGCTCCGCTGGAGAAGGTCTGTCTTCTGGGCTGTGGGATCACCACCGGCATCGGCGCCGTGCACAACACCGCCAAGGTGCAGGCAGGCGACACCGTGGCCATCTTCGGTCTGGGCGGCATCGGCCTGGCAGCGGTGATGGGAGCCAGAGAGGCCGGCGCCTCCCGCATCCTGGGCATCGACATCAACCCCGATAAATTCGAACTCGCCCGCCAGCTTGGAGCCACCGACCTTATCAACCCCAGAGACTACGACCGCCCCATTCAGGAGGTGATCGTGGAGCTGACCGATGGCGGCGTCGACTACAGCTTTGAGTGCATCGGCAACGTCGACGTGATGCGCTCGGCGCTGGAGTGCTGCCACAAAGGCTGGGGTGAGTCGGTGATCATCGGCGTGGCCGGTGCGGGTCAGGAGATCAGCACGCGCCCCTTCCAGCTTGTGACCGGACGCGTCTGGCGCGGCTCGGCGTTCGGCGGTGTGCGCGGCCGCACCGAGCTCCCGGGCATGGTCGATAAGGCGATGAGTGGCAAGCTCGATCTCGATCCCTTCATCACCCACACCCTGCCGCTGGAGCGCATCAACGAGGCCTTCGATCTGATGCACAGCGGTGAGTCGATTCGCACGGTGATTCATTTCTGA
- a CDS encoding septal ring lytic transglycosylase RlpA family protein → MWTRVEAVATLRHLLLGSFALWMAACATTPADPHRDLVTDRVAAPDGREHELRGVASWYGDKFHGRQTASGELYDMEGFTAAHKTLPFHTIVRVIEPESRRSVVVRITDRGPFVRGRIIDLSRAAARDLDMIQAGTVDVILQIEQWGDGSYVSDP, encoded by the coding sequence ATGTGGACGCGTGTTGAAGCCGTAGCGACGCTTCGACATCTCTTGCTGGGAAGCTTCGCGCTGTGGATGGCCGCCTGCGCCACGACGCCGGCCGATCCCCATCGCGATCTTGTGACCGACCGCGTGGCCGCCCCCGATGGTCGGGAGCACGAGCTTCGCGGTGTGGCCAGCTGGTATGGCGACAAGTTCCACGGCCGCCAGACCGCCAGTGGCGAGTTGTATGATATGGAAGGCTTCACAGCGGCGCATAAGACCTTACCCTTCCATACCATCGTACGGGTCATTGAACCGGAGAGCCGCCGCTCGGTGGTCGTTCGAATCACCGATCGCGGGCCTTTTGTGCGCGGTCGGATCATCGACCTCTCCCGCGCCGCCGCGCGCGATCTCGACATGATTCAGGCGGGCACCGTCGATGTGATCCTGCAGATCGAGCAGTGGGGCGATGGCTCCTACGTCTCCGATCCCTGA
- the rpsP gene encoding 30S ribosomal protein S16 → MTVRLRLQRHGAKKRPFYRVVAADQRSPRDGRFIEVLGTYDPMQEPAAVRLNSERVDYWLSVGAQPSDTVRSLIRKLRRGELGIDLAAEGAEKAAKEAAALAKKEALEAARAKIAEEAKAAEAKKAEEEAAKKAEAEAAKAAEAAKAEEGAAEGDAAEGDAEAKSEGEEG, encoded by the coding sequence ATGACTGTCCGACTTCGACTTCAACGCCATGGCGCCAAAAAGCGTCCCTTCTACCGTGTGGTTGCCGCCGACCAGCGCTCTCCTCGTGATGGTCGCTTCATTGAGGTGCTGGGCACCTACGATCCGATGCAGGAGCCGGCTGCGGTTCGCCTCAACAGCGAGCGCGTCGACTACTGGCTCAGCGTGGGCGCTCAGCCCAGCGACACGGTTCGCTCGCTGATCCGCAAGCTTCGCCGTGGCGAGCTGGGCATCGACCTGGCTGCCGAAGGCGCCGAGAAGGCCGCCAAGGAAGCCGCCGCTCTGGCCAAGAAGGAAGCTCTCGAAGCTGCCCGCGCCAAGATCGCCGAAGAAGCCAAGGCCGCTGAAGCCAAGAAGGCTGAAGAGGAAGCCGCCAAGAAAGCGGAAGCCGAAGCTGCTAAGGCTGCCGAAGCCGCCAAGGCTGAAGAAGGCGCCGCTGAAGGTGACGCCGCTGAAGGCGACGCCGAAGCCAAGAGCGAAGGCGAAGAGGGCTGA
- the trmD gene encoding tRNA (guanosine(37)-N1)-methyltransferase TrmD: protein MSSSFPVEILTLFPDFFDGPLRISLTGKAIERGHFSVNCVDIRDFTHDKHRTCDDVPYGGGAGMVMKPEPLVAALEQARERHPDVPRILMSPQGEPFSQKIARELAAGPGMILVCGRYEGVDERVRQHWIDREISIGDYVLTGGEVASMVVIDAVTRLLPGVLGNQESISEESFSAPMLEYPQYTRPREFRGHEVPEILLSGDHGRIATWRQEQALARTQERRPDLLRRDDAAPGGESDT, encoded by the coding sequence TTGAGCTCGTCCTTCCCCGTTGAGATTCTTACGCTCTTCCCCGACTTCTTCGACGGCCCGCTGCGCATCAGCCTGACCGGCAAAGCGATCGAGCGCGGTCATTTCTCGGTGAACTGCGTCGATATCCGCGACTTCACCCACGATAAGCACCGCACCTGCGACGACGTCCCCTACGGCGGTGGCGCCGGCATGGTGATGAAACCCGAGCCGCTTGTCGCCGCGCTGGAGCAGGCCCGGGAGCGCCACCCGGATGTGCCGCGTATCTTGATGTCGCCCCAGGGCGAGCCTTTCAGCCAGAAGATCGCACGGGAGCTGGCCGCGGGGCCGGGCATGATCCTGGTATGCGGGCGCTACGAGGGCGTGGATGAACGTGTGCGTCAGCACTGGATCGATCGCGAGATCTCCATTGGCGATTACGTGCTCACCGGCGGGGAGGTCGCCTCGATGGTCGTCATCGACGCCGTCACTCGCCTCCTCCCCGGCGTGTTGGGCAACCAGGAGTCGATCAGCGAGGAGAGCTTCTCAGCCCCGATGCTCGAATACCCGCAGTACACTCGCCCCCGCGAGTTTCGCGGCCACGAGGTGCCCGAGATCTTGCTCAGCGGCGACCACGGGCGCATCGCCACCTGGCGCCAGGAGCAGGCGCTGGCGCGCACACAAGAGCGCCGCCCCGATCTTCTCCGGCGCGACGATGCAGCGCCCGGTGGCGAATCTGACACCTGA
- a CDS encoding KH domain-containing protein, with amino-acid sequence MSNHTAEDALKSYEDLVRFLAGSLLDEDVEFEVRAHAHRDQLLVELAVEEAHRGRVIGRGGRIARAMRTLVDAAAVPNHLPVVIDIVD; translated from the coding sequence ATGAGCAATCACACCGCCGAAGATGCCCTGAAGAGCTACGAAGATCTGGTGCGATTTCTGGCCGGCTCGCTGCTGGATGAAGACGTGGAGTTCGAGGTGCGCGCGCACGCCCACCGCGATCAGCTCCTGGTGGAGCTGGCCGTCGAGGAGGCACATCGCGGGCGCGTGATCGGCCGCGGCGGCCGCATCGCCCGGGCGATGCGCACGCTGGTCGACGCCGCCGCTGTTCCCAACCACCTGCCGGTGGTCATCGACATCGTCGACTGA
- a CDS encoding metal/formaldehyde-sensitive transcriptional repressor has translation MPYTEKEKKRVLARVRRVKGQLNALETALEEGTECSSVLQQIAAIRGAVTGVMRQVLEAHVRETFGSAAELPAGQRDEAVDDLNDLIRSYLK, from the coding sequence ATGCCCTATACGGAAAAAGAGAAAAAGCGGGTACTGGCGAGAGTTCGCCGCGTCAAAGGTCAGCTCAACGCGCTGGAGACGGCACTGGAAGAAGGCACCGAATGCAGCTCGGTGCTCCAGCAAATCGCCGCGATCCGCGGGGCGGTCACCGGCGTAATGCGCCAGGTGCTCGAGGCGCATGTGCGCGAGACCTTCGGCAGCGCCGCCGAGCTTCCCGCCGGCCAACGCGATGAGGCCGTCGACGATCTCAACGATCTGATCCGCTCCTACCTCAAGTAG
- a CDS encoding 3-hydroxyacyl-CoA dehydrogenase/enoyl-CoA hydratase family protein: MATKRIRKAAVIGSGVMGSGIAAHLANAGIEVYLLDIVPFNPGEKDDVNDPAFRNSIATRNKALLAKTKPSPLYSTRDLDRITVGNMDDNLDWFAEVDWIVEAVPETMAIKKATFDKVEAHVNDHAIISSNTSGLSIEGMLEGRSESFKKRFIVTHFFNPVRYMKLLELVEGPDTAPEVVDAMVEFGSDVLGKGIVFGKDTTNFIANRIGVHGMMTIMHLMKKYEMSIEGVDTVFGKAMGRPKSAVFRTADMVGLDTFVHVAKNCYDTLTEDEEREIFQVPDFMGTLVEKGFTGQKAGGGFYKKGKGGIQTLDLNTLEYRDRDKPEFASIGKAKGAPAQRIKKVVVDGDDKAAEFAREVTLRSLAYTARRMGEIADDVVNIDRGMRWGFNWDLGPFETWDALGLQWAYDQMKAHDMEVPAWIDEMIASGAESFYKQDGATDLYYDVASKSYKAIERSEKAISVELLKRKGATKILGNSSASLHDMGDGVALLEFHTKMNAIDPELIEMMHQAIDEVEANWEGLVIGNDATNFSAGANLVLVYMNAQSGQWEPIESMVKSFQDANQRMRYSWKPVVAAPKGLTLGGGAEVTLGANAIQAAGELYMGLVEVGVGLIPGGGGNLQLMRNVFGPHSDNKEFDPFPFLRKVFMAIGMGEVATSAEAAREYGFLNASDGVTINAENLLFDAKQRVLGMARAGFKPPRPSKFRLLGPDGAATIDMLLYSMQENGVISAHDRLIGRKLANVLCGGETNPATLVDEQTLLDLEREAFMSLCGEEKSQARMQYMVLNNKPLRN; the protein is encoded by the coding sequence ATGGCCACGAAGCGCATTCGAAAGGCTGCCGTCATCGGTTCTGGCGTTATGGGAAGCGGCATCGCCGCACATCTTGCCAACGCCGGCATCGAGGTCTATCTGCTTGATATCGTGCCCTTTAATCCGGGCGAGAAAGACGACGTCAACGACCCGGCGTTCCGCAACAGCATCGCGACCCGCAACAAGGCGCTGCTGGCCAAGACCAAGCCCTCGCCGCTCTACAGCACGCGCGACCTTGATCGGATCACCGTCGGCAACATGGACGACAACCTCGACTGGTTCGCCGAGGTCGACTGGATCGTTGAGGCCGTGCCCGAGACGATGGCGATCAAAAAGGCGACCTTCGATAAGGTCGAAGCCCACGTCAACGACCACGCCATCATCTCCTCGAACACCTCCGGCCTCTCCATTGAGGGCATGCTGGAAGGTCGCTCCGAGAGCTTCAAGAAGCGCTTTATCGTGACGCACTTCTTCAACCCGGTGCGCTACATGAAGCTCCTCGAACTGGTCGAGGGCCCCGACACCGCGCCGGAAGTTGTGGACGCGATGGTGGAATTCGGCAGCGACGTGCTCGGCAAGGGTATCGTCTTTGGCAAGGACACCACCAACTTCATCGCCAACCGCATCGGCGTGCATGGCATGATGACCATCATGCACCTGATGAAGAAGTACGAGATGAGCATCGAAGGCGTCGATACCGTCTTCGGCAAAGCCATGGGTCGCCCGAAGTCGGCCGTCTTCCGAACCGCCGATATGGTTGGTCTGGATACCTTCGTGCACGTGGCTAAAAACTGCTACGACACGCTCACCGAAGATGAAGAGCGCGAGATCTTCCAGGTTCCCGACTTCATGGGCACCCTGGTCGAGAAGGGCTTCACCGGGCAGAAGGCCGGTGGTGGTTTCTACAAAAAGGGCAAGGGCGGCATCCAGACCCTGGATCTCAACACCCTTGAGTACCGCGACCGCGACAAGCCCGAGTTTGCCTCCATCGGCAAAGCCAAGGGCGCGCCGGCGCAGCGCATCAAGAAGGTCGTGGTCGACGGCGACGATAAAGCCGCTGAATTCGCCCGCGAAGTCACCCTGCGCTCGCTTGCCTACACCGCGCGCCGCATGGGCGAAATCGCCGATGACGTGGTCAACATTGACCGCGGTATGCGCTGGGGCTTCAACTGGGACCTGGGTCCCTTCGAGACCTGGGACGCGCTGGGTCTTCAGTGGGCCTACGACCAGATGAAGGCGCACGACATGGAAGTGCCCGCCTGGATCGACGAGATGATCGCCTCGGGTGCCGAGAGCTTCTACAAGCAGGACGGAGCCACCGACCTCTACTACGACGTCGCCTCCAAGAGCTACAAGGCGATCGAGCGCAGCGAGAAGGCCATCAGTGTCGAGCTTCTCAAGCGCAAGGGCGCTACCAAGATCCTCGGCAACTCCTCGGCCTCGCTCCACGATATGGGCGACGGCGTGGCGCTGCTTGAGTTCCACACCAAGATGAACGCCATCGATCCTGAGCTCATCGAGATGATGCACCAGGCGATCGACGAAGTTGAGGCCAACTGGGAAGGTCTGGTCATCGGCAACGATGCCACCAACTTCTCGGCCGGTGCCAACCTGGTCCTGGTGTACATGAACGCGCAGTCTGGTCAGTGGGAGCCCATCGAGTCGATGGTCAAGTCCTTCCAGGATGCCAACCAGCGTATGCGTTACAGCTGGAAGCCGGTTGTCGCCGCGCCCAAGGGCCTGACGCTCGGTGGTGGCGCCGAGGTGACCCTGGGTGCCAACGCCATTCAGGCGGCCGGCGAACTTTATATGGGCCTTGTCGAAGTCGGCGTGGGTCTGATCCCCGGCGGCGGCGGTAACCTGCAGCTGATGCGTAACGTCTTCGGGCCGCACTCCGATAACAAAGAGTTCGATCCCTTCCCCTTCCTGCGCAAGGTCTTCATGGCCATCGGGATGGGCGAGGTGGCCACGAGCGCCGAAGCGGCCCGGGAGTATGGTTTCCTCAACGCCAGCGATGGCGTGACCATCAACGCCGAGAACCTCCTCTTCGACGCCAAGCAGCGCGTTTTGGGGATGGCCCGTGCCGGCTTTAAGCCGCCGCGCCCCTCCAAGTTCCGTCTGCTCGGTCCGGACGGTGCCGCCACCATCGACATGCTCCTCTACAGCATGCAGGAAAACGGCGTGATCTCGGCTCACGATCGCCTCATCGGGCGTAAGCTCGCCAACGTGCTTTGCGGCGGTGAGACCAACCCCGCGACTCTGGTCGACGAGCAGACGCTGCTCGACCTGGAGCGCGAAGCCTTCATGTCGCTCTGTGGCGAAGAGAAGAGCCAGGCGCGTATGCAGTACATGGTGCTGAACAACAAGCCGCTGCGTAACTAA
- a CDS encoding GMC family oxidoreductase N-terminal domain-containing protein, with translation MTRDDARRRSLPDGMTSAAASSSALRLQADVVVVGLGAGGGMAFHDLAIAGVDVIGVELGDYFAPEDMRCREEVMLPKLFMEGASRGTVDQAITVMQGKGVGGSTLHNTNLCKRLPDPILDIWREQGVEDLGAELQADFNSVEELLDVHPVPQDRINANNDALFRGARALGYQHAVLSQNRQGCQRSGMCELGCPNNGKQNAAKVLIPPALAAGGRALVHARVDRILTRGRQVCGVAGRAIDPQSGAELQPFEVRAERVVLGASATNSAALAIKSGLPDPHRLTGRRLHIHPGAFVMGVFDDTIEGWKGVPQSAECTEFLNFGHDADQRVWLVSGFAHPGAAAGLMPGFGAAHASMMRLYPNVAAIIAMVHDHYSGHVRPRDGERVQIHYRPDRAELNQVALGMREAARIFFAAGARQVIIPTSPPRLLDSPADLDALTGAALGPFNPSMVAVHPMSTMWMGEDPRKSVVNSRGAHHQMRGLYVADGSLFPTSIGGPPQIPIYTFGRRVARALRSTLPAR, from the coding sequence ATGACACGCGACGATGCAAGGCGCCGCAGCCTTCCTGACGGCATGACCTCCGCGGCCGCCAGCAGCTCCGCACTTCGGTTGCAGGCCGATGTGGTTGTCGTGGGTTTGGGCGCCGGTGGCGGCATGGCCTTTCATGATCTGGCCATCGCCGGCGTTGACGTCATTGGCGTGGAGCTCGGTGACTACTTTGCCCCCGAAGATATGCGCTGCCGCGAAGAGGTGATGCTCCCAAAACTCTTCATGGAGGGGGCCTCGCGTGGCACCGTCGACCAGGCCATCACCGTGATGCAGGGCAAGGGCGTGGGAGGATCGACGCTGCATAACACCAACCTCTGCAAGAGGTTGCCCGATCCCATTCTGGACATCTGGAGAGAGCAGGGCGTCGAAGATCTGGGCGCCGAACTGCAGGCCGACTTCAATAGCGTCGAGGAGCTTCTCGACGTGCATCCGGTGCCTCAGGACCGCATCAACGCCAACAACGATGCGCTCTTCCGCGGCGCGCGCGCGCTGGGCTACCAGCACGCCGTGCTCTCTCAGAACCGCCAGGGCTGTCAGCGCTCGGGTATGTGCGAGCTCGGATGCCCCAATAACGGCAAACAGAACGCCGCCAAAGTGCTGATTCCTCCCGCGCTCGCGGCCGGAGGGCGCGCGCTGGTTCACGCCCGCGTCGATCGCATTTTAACGCGCGGCCGCCAGGTCTGCGGCGTGGCTGGCCGCGCCATCGACCCGCAGAGCGGCGCGGAGCTTCAACCTTTTGAGGTTCGCGCCGAGCGTGTTGTGCTCGGGGCTAGCGCCACAAACTCCGCTGCGCTCGCCATCAAGAGTGGTCTTCCCGATCCGCATCGTCTCACCGGCCGTCGTCTGCACATTCATCCCGGTGCCTTTGTGATGGGCGTCTTCGACGACACGATTGAAGGGTGGAAGGGGGTGCCGCAATCGGCCGAATGCACCGAGTTTTTGAACTTCGGTCACGACGCCGACCAGCGCGTCTGGCTGGTCTCGGGCTTTGCGCACCCGGGCGCCGCCGCGGGCTTGATGCCCGGATTTGGTGCCGCCCACGCCTCAATGATGCGCCTCTACCCTAACGTGGCCGCGATCATCGCCATGGTGCACGACCATTACAGCGGCCATGTGCGCCCCCGCGATGGCGAGCGGGTGCAGATCCATTACCGACCTGACCGCGCCGAACTCAACCAGGTGGCCTTAGGAATGCGCGAGGCCGCCCGTATCTTCTTCGCCGCCGGTGCGCGACAGGTCATCATCCCGACCTCCCCGCCTCGTCTCCTCGACTCTCCGGCAGACCTCGACGCGCTCACAGGGGCCGCGCTTGGCCCCTTTAACCCCTCGATGGTCGCGGTCCACCCGATGTCCACGATGTGGATGGGCGAAGACCCCCGAAAAAGCGTGGTCAATAGCCGGGGCGCTCACCACCAGATGCGCGGGCTCTACGTGGCTGATGGCTCGCTCTTCCCGACCTCGATCGGTGGCCCGCCGCAGATTCCCATCTACACCTTCGGGCGGCGCGTGGCCCGGGCGCTTCGCTCGACGCTTCCGGCACGCTGA
- a CDS encoding BolA family protein, whose translation MIEASIIVERIQAALPGANVQVQDLTGTMDHYKAVVIAEQFAGKTLVARHRAIYQALAEEMKGPIHALTLDVFTPEEWEAQG comes from the coding sequence ATGATTGAAGCAAGCATCATTGTGGAGCGCATTCAGGCCGCGCTGCCCGGCGCCAACGTTCAGGTCCAGGATCTGACCGGGACGATGGACCACTACAAAGCGGTGGTGATCGCGGAGCAGTTCGCGGGCAAAACGCTCGTGGCGCGCCACCGTGCGATCTACCAGGCGCTGGCCGAGGAGATGAAGGGCCCGATTCACGCACTCACCCTCGACGTCTTTACCCCCGAAGAGTGGGAAGCGCAGGGCTGA
- the rimM gene encoding ribosome maturation factor RimM (Essential for efficient processing of 16S rRNA), whose translation MSKTTNEQVELAKVGRPHGVYGDVRLHLFNADSEVLDEGVKVTIKTEREELELTIERFRQGPKFAMVKFKGIQGREGAERIKHGIVSVDFDLLPDLDEDEFYLMEVIGFPAYVAAEEDGDAPDDAEPIGIIDRFFETGANDVLVVKRTDGSELFVPYVEHAVSYVDLEGPAVVLQPLEIWTPAD comes from the coding sequence ATGAGTAAGACAACAAACGAGCAGGTGGAGCTGGCCAAAGTCGGCCGCCCTCACGGCGTCTACGGTGACGTGCGCCTGCATCTTTTTAACGCCGACTCCGAGGTCCTCGACGAGGGCGTCAAGGTCACCATCAAGACCGAGCGCGAAGAACTCGAGCTGACCATCGAGCGTTTTCGCCAGGGCCCAAAGTTTGCGATGGTGAAGTTCAAGGGCATCCAGGGTCGCGAGGGTGCCGAGCGCATCAAACACGGCATCGTCTCAGTGGACTTCGATCTTCTTCCTGACCTCGATGAGGATGAGTTCTATCTGATGGAGGTCATCGGCTTCCCGGCATACGTCGCCGCTGAAGAAGATGGCGATGCGCCTGACGATGCCGAGCCTATCGGCATCATCGACCGCTTCTTTGAGACCGGAGCTAACGACGTGCTGGTCGTCAAACGCACCGACGGCTCCGAGCTCTTCGTGCCTTATGTTGAGCATGCGGTCAGCTATGTCGATCTGGAGGGACCGGCGGTGGTGTTGCAACCCCTGGAGATCTGGACGCCTGCCGACTAG
- the grxD gene encoding Grx4 family monothiol glutaredoxin, translated as MSDQKKSISLPLANPEKNVEAPPRTRDEGGDVLSEIAREVAENPVLLYMKGLPQQPMCGFSARAAAILASYGRPFHAVDILVDPDKRQGIKEFSSWPTIPQVYIGGEFVGGSDILMQLHENGELGKLIASVSGE; from the coding sequence ATGAGTGACCAGAAGAAGTCGATCTCGCTGCCCCTTGCCAACCCTGAAAAGAACGTGGAAGCCCCGCCGCGTACCCGAGACGAAGGGGGCGATGTCCTCTCGGAGATCGCGCGTGAAGTGGCGGAAAACCCCGTGCTTCTCTACATGAAGGGGCTTCCCCAGCAGCCGATGTGCGGGTTCTCGGCTCGCGCTGCGGCGATTCTTGCCAGCTACGGCCGCCCCTTCCACGCCGTCGACATCCTGGTCGACCCGGATAAGCGCCAGGGCATCAAGGAGTTCTCCAGCTGGCCGACCATCCCCCAGGTCTACATCGGCGGAGAGTTCGTGGGCGGCTCCGACATCCTGATGCAGCTCCATGAGAATGGCGAATTGGGTAAGCTCATCGCATCGGTCAGCGGCGAGTGA
- a CDS encoding thiolase family protein: MTSLRDVVVASYVRTPFTRAYKGGLKDTRPDTMAALVIKEAVAKVKGLDPEDIGDVAMGCAMPEAEQGMNVARIASVMAGLPNSVPGLTVNRFCSSGVQTISQMAERIMVGAMDVAVAGGTESMTMIPMGGNKVSANPQTMEEYPEIYIPMGTTAENVASRFEVAREDQDAFALASHEKALAAWEDGFLAGEVLPVKTQVVGPDGKRHDVTVDKDDGPRPGSSVEALAKLRPAFNPKGSVTAGNASPLTDGAAAVVLMSKEKADELGVKPMGYYRAFQVAGVDPDIMGIGPVPAIRKLLKATGLTIEDIDLFEINEAFASQAVYCARELGVDPAKLNIHGGAIALGHPLGVSGTRMAGTLLRSLEKTGGRYGIVSMCIGGGMGAAALFERVED, encoded by the coding sequence ATGACTTCTCTTCGTGACGTTGTGGTCGCCTCGTATGTGCGTACCCCCTTTACCCGTGCTTACAAAGGCGGCCTCAAAGATACCCGCCCCGACACCATGGCTGCGCTCGTGATCAAAGAAGCGGTCGCCAAGGTGAAAGGTCTTGACCCCGAAGACATCGGTGATGTGGCCATGGGCTGCGCGATGCCGGAGGCCGAGCAGGGCATGAACGTGGCCCGCATCGCCTCGGTGATGGCCGGTCTCCCCAACAGCGTCCCCGGGTTGACCGTCAACCGTTTCTGCTCCTCGGGTGTGCAGACCATCTCGCAGATGGCCGAGCGCATCATGGTGGGCGCGATGGACGTGGCCGTGGCCGGTGGCACCGAGTCGATGACCATGATCCCGATGGGCGGCAACAAGGTCTCGGCGAACCCGCAGACCATGGAAGAGTACCCCGAGATTTACATCCCGATGGGCACCACCGCTGAGAACGTGGCGAGTCGCTTTGAGGTTGCCCGCGAAGATCAAGACGCCTTCGCCCTGGCCAGCCACGAAAAAGCTCTTGCCGCATGGGAAGATGGCTTCCTCGCCGGCGAAGTGCTCCCGGTGAAAACCCAGGTGGTCGGCCCCGATGGCAAGCGCCACGATGTGACCGTTGATAAAGACGACGGCCCGCGTCCGGGCTCCTCGGTGGAAGCCCTGGCGAAACTGCGCCCGGCCTTCAACCCGAAGGGTAGCGTCACCGCCGGTAACGCCTCGCCGCTCACCGATGGCGCGGCCGCCGTCGTGCTGATGAGCAAAGAGAAAGCCGACGAACTCGGTGTGAAGCCCATGGGCTACTACCGTGCCTTCCAGGTCGCCGGTGTGGACCCGGATATCATGGGTATTGGTCCGGTCCCGGCCATCCGCAAACTTCTCAAGGCTACCGGCCTGACCATCGAAGACATCGATCTCTTTGAGATCAACGAAGCCTTCGCCAGCCAGGCCGTCTACTGCGCCCGCGAGCTGGGCGTGGACCCGGCCAAGCTCAACATCCATGGTGGCGCCATCGCTCTGGGTCACCCCCTGGGTGTGAGCGGTACGCGTATGGCCGGAACGCTTCTTCGCTCGCTGGAGAAGACCGGCGGTCGCTACGGCATCGTCTCGATGTGCATCGGTGGTGGCATGGGCGCCGCCGCGCTCTTCGAGCGCGTTGAAGACTAA